In Thunnus albacares chromosome 1, fThuAlb1.1, whole genome shotgun sequence, the DNA window CCTTCCAGAAAGATGACACCAGTTGTGGGATCTTTGTCATGCAGGTGGTTCTGTGCAACAAGTTGTTTTTATGACAGATAAAACATGTCGTTGTACTGTGTAAGATCATACACAGtacatgtgttgtttttccatCCGTACAGATGGCcaagatgatggtgatggaaTTTCCACACATACCAAAGACGTTTCACATTGACTCATCAAAACAATCTTCAAAATCTAAGAAGAGACATGGCAGAAGAAATTCTCAGAGGATCAGGTATCGTTcgaaaaattaaattaatatgttGAACACTTCACACAAATTTAACAGTAATATCAAGTATATTACTGTTAAGTAgattcaatttttatttttttatttttttcagttttaaaggaCAAGGTCTGTTCCTTCTGTGGAAATGAGGACCTGCCCACAAATGCTGTTAATGGTGTTTGGGTGAGACTTAATGTTTAATTGTTGTAAAATATCAATAGATAATCTGAATAGTGGACAAACTGTAGATAATCTGGAGTGAAATTCCAGGGATAACATTATAGTCACATCAGATATTGTTTACTTTTATGCATTACAGACTTCCTAAAgttagcattttttaaatatgtttaggATTCCCATTTTGATATCAAAATGGgactcttgtttttttttttttttactactacAATAATTGTAGTTGTACACTCACAAACTGCATGTCAGGGAAAATTAGTTCAGCCACAAGTGATTTCAAACAAGTATAAGTCAAGCTCAAGTTCATAAAAACAAGCATGAAGTGAAGTCAAATTTAGGATTGTGgatttattcattaataatgtACAATAAGATGTGTGGTATAGCTATTCAAGGAGTGTTTGTTTTGCCATATTTAGTTTTCAATTTTCATATAATTTTACTGCATCAAAACTCGTGTCAAAATGTTTCAGAATCTCAGTTGATGTCTTAAGACCACTGCTTTGAGTGACTGAATTTCATtgtacagatgtttttttgctgtgtaaatttgttatatttatatatatatatatatatatatatatatatataaaacaaatttacacaatatatatatatatatatatatatatatatatacacacacacacacaatacacacacatatatatatatatatatacacacacaagtgtgtgtgtgtagtttctTGAAGATATTAAATGAGTGAAGTAGTTTTCATGGCTCTTCTCTTGATTTATGTGatactatatttttattcaagaCAAATACACCATACAAAACATCATAGGTCCACAGTTACACCAGTTTGACCAAATCACATGATACTTCATACCAATGTAACTTGGAATTCTCACCACAAAAAGAATTGGACAACACCTGTCAAACACGATTGCATATCTTTTCACTTATtggtcataaaaataaatggaggTTCACAATTCATttcctaaaaaaatatttttattttgggacTGTAATGCACCAATAAACTGTTCAGAGTGTCCTCACTTTTCTACTACTGACCACTGGGAAGGGCTCCTtaacaaaaacttaaataaagtaaatataagACGGATTGTGTGTTTGAGTCTGTATTCATGAAAGTATCCTAAACCAATGTTCTGGTTTGTGGAAAGCAAACAGGACACCTTCTTACACGGTTTCAATGCTAAAGAGATTCTGGTAAAATTAAGCAAAATTAAgcaaaaaaatcttaaaaagcTAGGTGGTTCTGTATAACCATCAGGCGTCTCCTGGTGTTAGACATGACACTACACTTTATCTTAAAAAGCATTAATATCATCAAAACGAAAACATTTTCCAAACGAAGTGTTGTAGTAACAGGAGACCATTAATGTGTGAATTGATTCTGAGGACACTACAATGTATTAGTCAAGTTATtgaataccccccccccccccccccaaacccccccccccccccctcccaaaaaatCCCCCAAATTATGCAAAAGCACATTTTTCCAAACTAAGTGTTGTACTATAACCAACAGGAGGCCATTGATGTGACCAAGTGATTTGGGGGAAACTACACTGTATGAGAGTGaagttattgaatattgtttgaaGAATCTCTTTTCGGTGTTGCACTTTTCAGACGGTCCCTGCGCATTCGTCTCACAGCTGTGCATTGAGAACAATGTTATTAATCCTGCTCAAAGGACGGCTGTGTTCGTGAAGATTAGGTTGTAGCTCGTTGTACTACGGTAGGAAAGAGGCGTcctttgtgttttaacaacgTTTCGCTTAGGAGTTACTGATCCGGGAAGTTCGAGTCTGTGAATATATTTTCAACTTTACAAACCCTCTTATGCCCTGCATGGGTCCCAGGCCTGCCAGATGAGGCTATTCATGTGATTTTGCCCATCAGTACTTTTACTTCCGAACATTTACCGTATTTTAGGGGAAACACATCCACATACAGCACCATAAACAGAAAGCAACAAACCAGAATAATTACGCGTCTCTTCAAATGCCTTCAAATcactttcctctttcctttctaACGTTTCAGCAGTTTTCTGCTGTTCTTGTACCCTGCTTAAATAAATCCTGGCCAATTTATTGCTAAATGAACCGCACATATCTTAGCTTAATTCTTGCTGCTAGAATAATTGCAACATTATTCTGATCTCTAAGGAGTGACGATTCTCTACTGCTTTTTATAGCTTCTTTTTTCTGAATGATGCGTAAAATTGCCGATTAGGATGGACGGCGTTAACAGGACGCCTGGGTGGAAGAAATGCAAACACCAGGCCAACCGTGGTAATTTCTTCTCTATAACACATCACATGTTCTTTAAACATTGCAACACTATCAAACCTAAAACCAGTTTTGTAGGTTTAATCTCACCCTGAATCTGGATCAAACTACTGGGATAATGCAGACTTTCGTGCAGGGTTATTTCACTGACTGTGTGCCCAATATGTAACAAACAATACTTGCACACtaaattctgttttaatttaataatacaAGAAATTCAGTTAAGGCAtataatttaacatatttacaGAGCAGTTTTTCCAGTTTCTTTCTGAACAGTATTGATTTAAGAGCAAAGTTGGGACAGATCAACAAAAAGAGgcactactgtatatataaattgATTTACAGAAGaaagattttttaaagattGTGTCCGGTATTAGTCAGATAACCTTCTGACTCTCTTAACTAAGAAAGTTTACTATCTCAGTATCCCTCTCACTGCTGGATTAAACGTCCAGATGTTTCACAGCGCAGGAACCTGTGCGATAGCTGTGCCGTAAcgcaacaataaataaatacccaAATAAAACTGAAGCCATGCGTGGAAATGATCAGCAAATCCACAATGAGATGTATAAAAGTCTGAGTGTGACAGAGATACAGTCTTAGTCTGTTATTGAGAGGCATCATTTGCCAGTTCAAGCGTACATCAGCCTCGGTTTACTTCTGCTTCTGACATGTACATTCAGGAGGAAGAGATAGCCGAAGTTGTGGATAACCTTATTTTCTCTCGATTTCttcctgaatgtgtgtgtgtgtgtagcctatATATATTATGTCACACGCCGAAGCACCAAGAACACAGGACCAGCTCCTGCAAGGTTTTACGCAGCTCCTGGCTCCTGTAGGCGTAGATGAGCGGGTCGATAAGCGAGTTgcagatgatgaggatgaggaaaaGGTTAAAGTTTCTGAAGAAACAGTTGCAGAAGGGGCTGGTGGGGcaggtgaggatgaggatgaggtgGAGGAAGAAAGGACCCCAGCATAAAATGAAGACACCGAGCAGGATAGTCAGCGTAATCGCTCCCTTCATGCTCGTGGACTGGCGCCTGCTTTTGTGGAAAGCCATGATGCGCCGGGAGTGCACGTGCGCCAGGAGGAACATGTGCAGGTATAACACGGCGTTAAACACCAGGGTAGTGCAGAAGAAGGTAACGAGGCACACGATCACAGCGTTGTCGGTGTGGTACACGATGAAGAGGATGCTGGAGGTGGTGCTGGCCAGCCACACCACCACGATGATGGTCACCGCGCGCTGCGTGGTCATGATGCTGTGATAACGCAGGGCGTAAAAGATGGTGATGTAGCGATCCGCGGCGATGGTGCACAGGAAGGAGAGCGAAGACACCACGGAGCTGCAGATCATCACGTCTATGACATTGTCCAGGTGGCGCAGCATGCCCGGGTGCAGGTCCAGCAGGCCGTGGTCATTGAGGAGCATGAACATGGTCTCCACCACGTTGCTGACACTGACCAGCATGTCGGACACGGCCAGGCAACAGATGAAGTAGTACATGGGTGAGTGCAGGTTGCGGTTCTTGATGATGGCTAGCACCACAAGGATGTTCTCCACCAGACTGATGAGCCCCAGCGCCAAGAAGAGCTCCTGAGGGATGCGGATCTGCACGCAGCCAAACGAGTTTCGCTCTCCGGTTGTGACGTTCGTGTCGTTCTCTTCCATAAAGTCATTTAGCGGGCTGAGATCCGCATGGAGGATGAAGGGGTTATGCTGGGTCCTGTTGGCAATTTCCATGTCTAACCTCTTTATGATGACAGGTTAACAAGATGTTGGAGTTTGCTGCAGCACAGAGATAAACTTAGTGTTTTACCAGAATTTCTCTTTGGTTTGGAAGTTTTTTTCGGCTTCAGCTGGTGCCTCACAACCAGTGGGAAAAATCAAGCAATTCGCCCGAACAGCTGTGCGATTGTTAATCCCATCAACAAGTTGAAAACTAAAAGCTTCCTCCTAAtaacagtttgttattgattatcaTTTCAGCCGTTTATAAATGCTTATCGGCTGTTTGAAGATCAGTCAACCTAACGCACCATAGCAGTCCGTGTAAAATCTGTCTCCTCGCCCTCTTCTTTCTTATTTGTGCAAATTGTCCAGCGCGAAGATCCATAAAATGTCCTTCTCCATCAAAACATTTCGCTCACAATACATGTCTTATCACTTGTGTAGGGCGCCTGTCCCACCCATCCGGAAAGCTACTCGTATCACTTCAAACTATTCCGACTATCATGATGACAGTGATAGAAGTGTCTTTGGTACCCCGGGAGTTGGAGACTGTGGCTTGCTTGAACATTTCTCAAAGTGATGCTGGACTCTGAAAGACTTCAGGGGGACTCCTCCTCTCACGCAAGCGTCAGCTGGGCTCCActtctgtctccacagtaatGTCTGATAGGCATGCAGAAAAATGGGACAGGCCTAGTTTGTCATTATAATCAACTATAGCTGCTACACTGACCATGgcgtgtgtgtttctttttttttctctatgtgCGGCTACGCGGCCCTCCAACAGGTCAAATCTACATAGAACTGTGTAAAAAACAAGTACAAACTGTTTGAAAATGATTAGAATGAAAACAGCAATGCAACCTTGTGGGGTTTTTTCATTGCACATTAAAGTAAATCAATCAAATCGACGTATATCCGTGTAGTTAAAACGATCTAGTTAATCCAGTACCAGTTAATATAACCAACTGCATTATCACTTGGCAAAACTCAAAATGCACGCAGTAACTGAGGCTAGTTTATGTGGCAGGTAGAAAACCCCGCTCCGCCCCGTCTACATTCTTGGTGTATTCCAGCTGTTTCATTTTAACATCGTAATGACCTCTCCCTCTCAATGAACACTTTCACGCACCCTGCGCAAAAGTCTGCGCTTCACTGATCAGCCCTCTGCTGAGACACAGTAAACTTTTTTACTTAGTGCACTTTATGAAGCGCTTTAAAAAGCACTTTCTTTTGCAATCATGTATGCAGTTAGCGCCCTGTTTAAACAGCCATGTACACTGAAAGAGTTACTGTTCGCTGTAATTGTTcttcctgtccatactggctgaAAAGAAATTCATTCCTTAAGTgatttcagtgtaagtgattgAGGTCAAAACCCCTCTTCATTCTGTGTAAAAATTAGCTAAttaggcttcagcagtctgagtttaACAAATCAATCACAAGTCTGGCAGAGTTACAGTATTTAGCAAAATTACAGCTAACAAAAAGTCTTTCATTGTACATCTGTGAgatttgttttaagacagactgaaaaatatgaacatatttaaTTCAACCCCAAGTTTGAGTTTGACTCCTGGTTTCTCTTATGTTTCTATAACTGTGTAGATTTTAAACAACTGAAACAGAGTTTAGAAGTCAGGGGGTTCAGATTTAGCAGAACATATTGTTGTTGACTCCTCAGCTCCCAAGTCATGCAAAAATTAAAGTAATTAACGATGAACTCCTGTTTGAAGAAAATGTCAGCTGAACAAAGAATGGTGATTATAAATAGAATATCTGTCAAAACTTGTGACAATTCGAGTGTTATTGACCTGCAGAGAAAACATATGTGGAATCATCCATAAGGCCGTTTTCCATTTGAGCAGCACTGCAACTGTTGTTAAATGACTGGATTTAACAGCAGAGTTTGGAAGTAACATTTTTCTCACCATAGATTATATATGTAAGTGTaaatataatgatatttagatataaatataaagaaacaatGAGTGTAAAAACATCCCAAACTGTTTTGCActgcaaaacaacacagcagactTTGAGAAACTcaataagcagcattttggaaaTTTGCAGCTCAAAGTATGTTCAAGTGTCTTGGTTAAAACTGGACTAACTGTGCTTGAAAAGTTTGTTACACATCTAGTATTCAAATTGTTTTAGCATTATTTAAATGACTAACCCAACCTTGAAATATAGTCAGTTTAATGGTGTAATTAAGGTGAAAACCTGATCAAAATTAGCCTCTAGTTTGAACCTAGGCAGCTCTATGTCTTTTCACCTACACATCATAAAATTAATGTCAGttaaatttgaacaaaaaagaaggaaatccagtggtttatttattaatttattgacaAGACTGTTAGATGTGCTGTGTTACTCAATATGCAATCTTTAAATTGATATAATTGGTTATTACTTCATAACAATGAATTAGGATATCATCACCGATTCATTgtgaatgttttcacatttactaATAGAGGTTTACTTTGAAAACAGACCTTTACAAATTATCTTTTAACTTCCATTTGTGGGTGTGACTCAGAAcgatttgtttttaattttcagtgtATATTGTGCCATCAAAACTTTAGGCCTTAGATTTTATTAGACATAGTGTAACATTTCAGTCCTGTGTTCACTACTTCATACCTGTAGTCCTGTAAATCCCACTCAGGCTAAGCTCAACGTGGTGACCCATCGATCGAACAAATGATGCTTTTAGGAAACACacatttagagctgaaactgttgatcaattagtcaatcaagaGAGAATtaactggcaactattttgataatccaatcaatagtttaatttattttttctagcaaaaatgccaaacatgaTCTAGTGCCAGCtggaatttgctgcttttcaagAAGACAACACTCTTTGTCAGAGAATTTCACAATTCTCTGACACTTTATCAGTTAATCAAATAAAGGATTTACacataaatcaataataaaataaactatgCACTATTACAGTAGATATGTTGAAAGAAACTTTGACTTTCTTTGTTGCATTGTTGGATATGGAGGATTACTGTATGTTATTGATTTAGATTTGCTCCAGGCTTTTATTTTGAGATCTAATACCTGTCATTAACTATACAGTCATTACTGAGAGTGGTGGCACCATCAGGCAGCCTCTGACCGCCACAACACAGCTCCTTCTGAGGCACTGATATGAAAGCCTTTCTATACTGACGACCGATCACATGAACAGTTCTCACAACCTCAACCATAGCTCCAGGTGAACTGGGAACAATGACATCATTTGACCATCAGTCACACTGTGTTATCATGTGTCCCACTGAGTAACAAAGTTAGCGTATGGAAAGCCACAGTATGTGTAGAGAGTCATTAGTTCAGTGTCTCCAAGGTTTATGCCCTGTTTGTGATATAGAAGCTGTTTTGGATGGCTGTAATTTAACTTGAATGAAAATCTGTTTGGCTACTTGTAACTAAAGAAAAGAGATGCCTAAAATAAAGACTTATCTGACAACTTTTTGTCTTAGCACATCATGAGACTGATTCTGAGGCTGTCAGGCTGACAAGAGACATCTCAGCATCTTACTTCAGATGTAATTATGATGAAAAATCGACGACACAAGACTGAAATACTTGGAGAATGGTGGAAAATGTGAAGTGATGTTATAAGTACATAGTTGGTGTGTTGCCATAACAACATTTATAGCCTCAGGTTTATGGTGCAGTGAATCAGCCGTCATCGAGTGAGGTCATGAGTATCTGATTACGAGCGCAAaggaaacattaaaatcatttaagGCAAAATTGATAACATATCTGTCATACTCTCGTACTGGATATAACTTAATGGACGGCAGCAGAATACTGGAAAAATTCAGGCCAGTTCTCTGCGCTGTCCTACTTGGGTGGAGTAAAccacaaataattaaatattggCAAGATGACCCAGACTGAAATGTGAGACTCTGTGCCAGGAGGGAGGGTGCAAAACAGTGCAGGAAAACAGCAGACATCCTGCAGTAATGATAAGATTtacacaagaataaaaaaaaacacacgccGCAGGCCCAagaaaatgtgatcagattCTCAGACTGCAGTTTTCCCCTGAAATTACTGTGTAACACAAGTAAGAAAAATAACCTTTTAAccaatgtatttattttttgaaaagagAGGATACCCAGCACTGTTTAAATTGAGTAAATTATGAAATTAGCAGAtatgaaacaaaattaaaattatatttacgATACAGTCAGAAATTGGtaaatatgaattattttataaagCCTAGAGAATGAGTAATGTCATAACTGCAGatgaaaagtcacaaaaataatCAGAGGATGTTACGATGTGAGTGATGATTTTTGTGAtcagaaatgaaatgtgtttgtttcttttgtttcagaAATCTTGTTATTTGGTAGGAAATCACAGAAGGCCGAGATTTGGGTAAACACAGTTGTTGTTTATAAAAGAACTTCATATTTATTGActtttgatttttcttctttttttacatcAGAATAAACTCTGTACAAGCTGATTATGGTTACAGCTCCCCCCGCCCAAAATGCTTCtgtgaaaaataatgatttcTCCAAACTGGTTGCACATCAGTGACATGTCAAAAATTAACtataaatgtgtttctaagaaataaagttttattaaaatgtcagtaaGACTCATAAAACAGAATCCCTAGAATGAAAGAGGTTAATATTCCATTTGCAAAAACAGATTTAACCGATTAAAAATGCTTGACGGGAACGATGTGCTTTAACGTGATTAATTAACCTCCCCATTTCACCTCTGCATTTTCATGAAGCGGCCCACTGTCTGTGAGCATGAAAAATTCTCAGAACGCCGGAAATGGAAGAAGAGAAGCATCCATTATGTGCTGCATTGACAATGACTGGAGATGTTGaatctgcaaaatgttttattattattttaagtaaCATTGTCAACTGGGGTGACATGAAAGTCTGTACTCTGAGTTTGGGAGAAAGTTGCTCATGTTCATAACTATCTGGATTTCACcagagtgttttattttaaagcagaGAGGACAGGCTCATAACACCAAGCATCTCCTCCTTTCACTTTAGTATTCTGATACtgtgacaattaaaaaaaaaacacttcagttgTCTCACTCCATCTCTTCTCAATTATTATAAACAccattaaatattttcattttttcttaacTTGTTTTTGTCTATTTGATTCCTCTTTATCCTTGACACTTATCGTTCTACTCCTCTTTCAGTCCCATTCGTCCTCGTCTCTGTAGGGGTTGTCGTCTCTCGGTGGCTCTTGAAACCTGATGTTTGCCAGCATGTCTCTCATTGCCACCATTAGACGATTCACTTCCTGGTTCAGCTCTTGACCAGCTCGAGCCACTTCCATTTCATCCTCCTGCCTCTGTCCGCCCTTAATAAGGAAAGAGATGtcaataaatatgcaaatgctGAGACTCTAAGCTCTTCAAACtgatattatttatgttttaacatCGCTGCAGATATCAACACAaagcatttttatgtttttagaaATACCATGCACTGAACattgaatgcaaaaaaaacatcaacagcagGGTAATCTGGGTTTGTGttatataacataacataatgttgttttcagacatgtAACTCTATTTGAACAGTAAGAAAGAAGAACGCGGTAGTCttaactttatttcttttatccATTTTgtatctcttcctctccataaGTGGATAACACGATCAGGATGGATGGAACTGTCCTGATGGAAACATGCCTTGGGcatgttaattaacattaagTATTTATGGCTGACTGAGGATGTTGTATGTGTGGTTGTACCTGATACATGTATCTTAATGTAGCAGCAGTTGGCTTGTGCTGCAAACTGGCATTGAACTAGAAGACCAAAGATGAGATAGACAGAAATCTTCTACTGTATAGACAAATTGAGGAATATGCATGTGTAGTCTTCACATAACATCCCTTGGGTACACACTGTTCCACATTAGGCACCTCAGTCATCGTAAAATTGTAAACGCCCccttgtttaactttgtttggATATTAGCTAAACATTCTGTGTTTGGTCAGGCACCAGCATCCTTTAACAGCACCAAAGCAGCCTTTGAGTCTTTaaactattatattatatattattatatttcaagAACACGTTGATGACATACGTTTTCGTTGGTAGGAAAATAAAATGAGCCCAGTGGAACTCATTCACCTCATACTGCTTTCATACTCGATGCTTGATGCTGTGTGAGTTGCTGTCTGCCAGAGTGTCTTTTTGTTACTACCATTAGGGAGTGCCaaagtcagacattttcaaattctaCATTTGGTCACTTTAGCGAGGTTATTAACTACAGAAGGCCTATAATGTAAGTAACGTTGCTGCCAGtcaaaaatgaacacaacagGTTGCATAAGACTTGTCTTGCAAATGATAATTCTCGGTCTCAGTGTCCTGCCCTACATCAAAAGGTGTTCATCATATGGTCTTTCCGTATATTTGTCCTCTTCTACATGATCGTGGCCAAACTACAGTCCATTCTGAGGGAACAAGGGGTGAGCAAATAATGTTTAGTAAATGAGCGGAAAGAGCAAATACTCATTTGTTGCTGAGGACTATATGGAACTTGGGATGACTCAATAACTGCACCGGTTTAATTATATAATACCGCCCCCTACCTAAACAGACCAACATGTTGCCGACATTTAAAGTCgtttcaaataaaattattacTATAGTTAACTTAGTGAATttctacaaataaaaataaaggatGACTGATTAAGTAGCTTCAATGTAACATCCacttctgacaaaaaaaagccacttttttcttttaaatgtgcagTCTGTGAAAAAAGTGCAGTAAATTCCCTGATATCTGCCCTTTTCACTCCATTTCTTGTTGCAGAAATAGGTGCATGCAGTGGCAGTTTTGGGTCTCAAAATTCAGCATCACATGAGGGCTATTGTAATGGTTCAATGTTTTAGTATaggatgaaaaaaatattttactcaacTAGCACTAAACATATTCCAAACCTTTTGCTCTTATAAATACAGGTAACAATGAAGATTGACAACAACCCACAATAATTATGGGATAGCCtccaacaaaatatatatacagcagCAAATAGCAAAGCCAAGACAAATAACTTTGCACTTCAtgaatgttgttattgttttgttcttcAGTGACACTGAGAAATGCTGGACAGAATTAACTGAAACAAAGTCATATGCCTTCTTTGATATTTTTCAGTTGTCCCCTTGAGGTGACCATGAGTCTGGGGAGGAAGTGTTTAATCAGTCAAAGATATGTGTTAAGATGTTGGCCCAGATCTTTACCAGTTCATCCCTGGAGGGTCCCTGGAGGCTACTAAGTGGGTGTaactaaatgtgttttattttagaaaGCTCTGAATAGAAATATTCAACATTAAACAGGATTTACTTTGTACTATTTCAATGATTTTTGGATGATAaatggatgatgatgattgtcCCTAAGCAGGAGGAAGTCGATTTATGATCCCATCAGTTGATAATCTTTGAAGTAGGTCAATTCACCGTGAATTAGTGACAGACTCTATGGGCTCACACAAATTATTAGAGAGACTGCATCcggatgagttttttttttttttttttttacatgttgttcACATGTTAAAGCTGTTATCAATTTGTGCCTCCACAACCACAAATCACCACGGTTGCTTTCATAGTGTGAGAGGAAGTTTTTCTATTGTTTCCCATATATTCAGCAGCACCAGGAATTTCCCTCCttgttaaaatttaaaaatcgctcaaaagtttggacacactttcttattcaagtgaatgggaagatgtgtccaaacttttgactgtatGTGAATTCTTTTAGGGTGTAATTGtcctttaaatatttgaaacaactgaaacatttttttagtcATGGGAGACAACTGTTATTGTGTCTTCTCATAAAactaacacacaaaacattttcatatgtaCATAGCTGTCTCGTCAGTTTGCTCATTATTTTGGCTGATCCATGCAACTCACCTGAAGGTTGAAATTTGGCAGCAAAGACCGGAAAAACAGCGACAACGTACTCTCATTAGATGCTCCAACATGCTGCctacatgcagacacacacatacagaaatatataagtATGAAGACTAACTGAGGATATAGCGCCTGTTGGTTTATAAACCACAATATCTGCATCACTTTTGAC includes these proteins:
- the mc1r gene encoding melanocyte-stimulating hormone receptor, which codes for MEIANRTQHNPFILHADLSPLNDFMEENDTNVTTGERNSFGCVQIRIPQELFLALGLISLVENILVVLAIIKNRNLHSPMYYFICCLAVSDMLVSVSNVVETMFMLLNDHGLLDLHPGMLRHLDNVIDVMICSSVVSSLSFLCTIAADRYITIFYALRYHSIMTTQRAVTIIVVVWLASTTSSILFIVYHTDNAVIVCLVTFFCTTLVFNAVLYLHMFLLAHVHSRRIMAFHKSRRQSTSMKGAITLTILLGVFILCWGPFFLHLILILTCPTSPFCNCFFRNFNLFLILIICNSLIDPLIYAYRSQELRKTLQELVLCSWCFGV